One region of Blattabacterium cuenoti genomic DNA includes:
- the sufC gene encoding Fe-S cluster assembly ATPase SufC, whose amino-acid sequence MLNIENLHASIEKKKVLRGINLKINAGESHIIMGPNGSGKSTLASIIAGKKEYKITEGNIYFLNQNLKDFSPEERAHLGIFLSFQHPIEIPGVSIVNFIKTAINSTLEARNIKKMSAKDILLKIKEKSSLLNIDKNFFYRSLNEGFSGGEKKRNEIFQMMMLNPLLSVLDEVDSGLDIDALRVVAKGINAFRNKKNSVLIITHYKRLLDHIFSDYIIHVLYNGKIVRSGDQKLAEKLEKKGYDWIVKNQI is encoded by the coding sequence ATGTTAAATATAGAAAATTTACATGCTTCTATAGAGAAGAAAAAGGTTCTTAGAGGAATTAATTTAAAAATAAATGCAGGAGAAAGTCATATTATTATGGGGCCTAATGGTTCTGGTAAAAGTACTCTTGCTTCTATAATAGCAGGAAAGAAAGAGTATAAAATAACTGAAGGAAATATTTATTTTTTAAATCAAAATTTAAAAGATTTTTCACCAGAAGAACGGGCTCATTTGGGTATTTTTCTCTCTTTTCAACATCCAATAGAAATACCAGGAGTTTCCATTGTGAATTTTATTAAAACAGCGATTAATTCCACTCTTGAAGCAAGAAATATCAAAAAAATGTCTGCTAAAGACATTTTATTAAAAATAAAGGAAAAGTCTTCTTTATTAAATATTGATAAAAATTTTTTTTATCGTTCTTTAAATGAAGGGTTTTCTGGAGGAGAAAAAAAACGTAATGAAATATTTCAAATGATGATGTTAAATCCTTTGTTATCTGTTTTAGATGAAGTTGATTCAGGTTTAGATATAGATGCTTTACGTGTAGTTGCTAAAGGAATCAATGCTTTCAGAAATAAAAAAAATTCTGTTTTAATTATTACTCATTATAAAAGATTATTAGATCATATTTTTTCAGACTATATTATACATGTTTTATACAATGGAAAAATTGTTCGATCAGGAGATCAAAAATTAGCTGAAAAATTAGAAAAAAAAGGATATGATTGGATAGTCAAAAATCAAATATAA